The following nucleotide sequence is from Devosia salina.
CATCGGCCGCTACCGCACCTATTTCAAGCTCAACCCGCCATTGCGCAGCGAGGACGATCGCCAGGCGATCATTGAGGGTCTGCGCGCGGGCATCATCGACACCATCCACTCCGATCACGATCCCCAGGACAGCGAGGTCAAGCGCCAGCCCTTTGCCGAGGCCTCAAACGGCGCCATCGGCCTCGAAACCCTGCTCGCCGCGGCCCTGCGTCTGGTCCATTCAGGCGACCTCGACCTGATGACCATACTGCGCGCCATGACCTGCCGCCCCGCGGAAATCCTCGGCCTCGAAACCGGCCGGATCGCGCGCGGCGCACCCGCCGACCTGACGCTGGTCGACCTCGACTATCCCTGGCAGGTCACCGAGAAGAGCTTCCGTTCCCGCTCGCGCAATACCAGCTTCGAGGGCGCCCGCATGCAGGGCAAGGTCATGCGGACAATCGTGGGTGGCAAAGTGGTCTTCGTCCACGAGGATGCCGCGTGACCATCCCGTTTTTCGATGGTCACAATGATACGCTCCTGCGCCTGCTCGAACACAATCGCGCGGACAAGATCGAGATGTTTGTCCAGGGCAGCGTCAGGGGCCATATTGACCTGCCACGTGCCCGAGCCGCAGGCATGTCCGGCGGCTTCTTCGCGATGTTCCCGCCGCCGATCAAGACGGATTTGGCCAGCGTCGCCAGGAACCCGATGGGCGACGGCGAACTACCACCCGAACTCGCCATTGCGGACGCCCTGAAATCCACCAATGGCATGGCCGCGCTGCTGCTTGGGCTCGAACGCGCAGGCGCCCTCGACATCTGCCGCTCGGCAGCCGACATCCGCGCCGCCATGGCCGACGACAAGCTCGCAGCCATCTTCCATATCGAAGGCGCCGAGGCCATCGACACCGATTTCCGGTCCTTTGAAGTGCTCTATGCAGCTGGCCTCCGCTCCATCGGCATCACCTGGAGCCGTGCCAATGCCTTTGGTACGGGAGTGCCTTTCCGGCACAATGCCGATCCTGACATCGGACCCGGCCTCAGCGACGCCGGCAAGGAGCTGGTTCGGCTGTGTGACACGCGCGGCGTGATGATCGACCTCAGCCATCTCAATGCCGCCGGCTTCCGCGATGTGGCCGCCATTTCGACCAGGCCGCTCGTTGCCACCCATTCCAATGTCCATGCGATCTGTCCGGGAACCCGCAATCTGGTCGACTGGCAGCTCGCCGCAATTCGGGACAGCGGCGGCGTCGTCGGCCTCAATTATGCGACTGGTTTCCTGCGCCCGGATGGACAGTTCCGCGCCGATACACCCATCGACCTGATGGTGCGCCACCTCGATGCCCTCGTTGAAGCCTTGGGCGAGGATGGGGTGGCCCTGGGCTCGGATTTTGACGGCGCCATGGTGCCGGCCGAGATCGAAGACGTGACGGGCGTCCCGAAACTGCTCCAGGCGCTGCTTGACAAGGGCTACGGCGAAACCCTGGTCCGGAAGATTGCCCTCGACAACTGGCTAAGCGTCATCGAGCGGACCATCGGATAATCTGGCCATTGCCGCGCTTCACCCCGCACCTCCCCAGTGAGGGAGAAGAGGCGGGATGTACGCGAACGGATGCCTCAGAACGGCACGTCTTCGGAGCTATCGGTCTTTTTGGCGGCTGTCTTCTTTGCCGGGGCCTTCTTGGTTGGCGCCTTTTTGGCAGCCGGCTTCTTTGCCGCGGCCTTTTTCGCCGGCGCCTTTTTCTTGCCGCCGGTAGCCTCGGCCCGCGCCGCGATCAGGGCAATCGCCTGTTCCAGCGTCACATCCTCGGGCTTCAGGTCCTTGGGCAGCGTCGCATTGACCTTACCCTGGTTCACATAGGGCCCATAACGGCCGGCGCGGACGGTGATCGGCCCACCGTCATGCTCGAAGGTCTGGATCGCCGCCACCGCAGCACCGCCCCGGCCCCCACGGCCACCACTGGCCGCCTTCTGTGCGATCAGATCCACGGCCCGGTTGAGGCCAACCGTGAACACCTCTTCCACATCGGGCAGATTGGCATATTTGCCGTCATGCAGCAGGAAGGGCCCATAGCGCCCCAGCCCTGCCGAAATCGGGAGACCGGTTTCCGGATGCAGGCCCACTTCGCGCGGCAGCGAGAGCAGTTGCAGCGCCTTCTCAAGCGTCAGGCTCGCCGCATCCCAGCCCTTGGGAAGCGAGGAGCGCTTGGGCTCCTTGCCCTCGCCCAATTGCACATACGGGCCGAAGCGCCCGGACTTGAGGAACACTTCTTCGCCGCTTTCAGGGTCGGTGCCGAGCACGCCATCCCCGGCAGCCGCTTCCGAGGACTGGCCCGTGGCCGCGTCCGAGAGTTGCATCGTGTGCTTGCATTCGGGATAGTTTGAACAGCCGATAAAGGCGCCAAACTTGCCGAGCTTGAGCGACAGAGTGCCAGTGCCGCAGGTCGGGCACTTGCGCGGGTCGGACCCGTCTTCGCGCGCCGGGAAGATGTGGTCGGCGAGCATGTCGTTGAGTGCGTCGAGCACTTCGGAGACGCGCAGGTCCTTGATCTCTTCGGTCGCGACCGTGAAATCCCTCCAGAAGTCGCGGAGCAGCACCTTGTAGTCGAGCTCGCCGGCGGAGACCTGGTCGAGTTGCTCTTCCAGATGCGCCGTAAACCCATATTCGACATAGCGCGAGAAGAAGCTCTCGAGGAACGACGTCACGATCCGGCCGCGATCCTCGGGATGCAGCGCCTTGCCCTCGAGCTTGACGTAATCGCGGTCCTTGAGCGTGGTCAGCGTCGCGGCATAGGTGGACGGCCGGCCGATGCCCAGCTCTTCCATCTTCTTGATCAGGCTCGCTTCGGTATATCGCGCCGGCGGCTGGGTAAAATGCTGCTCGATCTCGACTTTCTTCAGGTCTGGCTTGTCACCGACCTTGAGCGGCGGCAGTTCGCGGCCGTCTTCATCGTCCTCGTCGCCATCGCTCTTTGCCTCGACGCCATAAAGCGTCAGGAATCCCGGGAAGGTGACAACCGAGCCGGTTGCGCGGAGCGCCACGGCGCGGCCCGGCACGTTGACAGCAATGTCGACGCTGGTCCGGTCGATCTCCGCCGAGGCCATCTGGCTCGCCAGCGTCCGCTTCCAGATCAGGCCATAGAGCTTGGCCTGGTCCGCATCGAGATTGAGGCTCTCGGGCCGCTTGAACATGTCGGTGGGGCGAATGGCCTCGTGCGCTTCCTGCGCATTCTTCGCCTTGGTCTGGTAGATGCGCGCCTTTTCCGGGAGATACTCCTCGCCGAAATACTTCCCGATCACCGAGCGCGCCATGGCAATGCCTTCCGGCGCCATCTGCACCGCGTCGGTACGCATATAGGTGATCAGCCCGTCCTCGTAGAGCCGCTGGGCGATCTGCATTGTCCGGTTGGGCGAAAGCCCCAGCCGCGACGATGCATCCTGCTGCAGGGACGACGTGGTGAATGGCGCGTAAGGGTTACGCTTGGTGGGCTTCTTTTCGACGTTCGACACATTGAACTGACCGGCTTCGATCAGTTTCTTGAGCGCCGCCGCATCCTCGCCCGTCTTGATGTCGAGCTTGTCTGTCTTCTTGCCGTCCACCGAAAAAAGCCGCGCGAGGAAATTCTTGCCGCCCTGCGCCAGCTGCGCTTCGACCGACCAGTACTCATCGGGCCGGAATTTCTCGATTTCGCGTTCGCGGTCGGAGACCAGCCTCAGGGCGACCGACTGCACGCGGCCCGCCGAGCGAGAACCGGGCAGCTTCCGCCAGAGGATAGGCGAGAGCGTAAAGCCCACCAGATAGTCAAGCGCCCGGCGCGCCAGATAGGCGTCCACCAGCGGCATGTCGATGTCGCGCGGCTTGGCCATGGCCGCCGTCACGGCGTCCTTGGTGATGGCGTTGAACACCACGCGCTGGACCGGAATGTCTTTCTTCAGCGCCTTCTTGGCGCGCAGCACGTCCAGAATGTGCCAGGAAATCGCCTCGCCTTCGCGGTCAGGGTCGGTCGCCAGGATCAGCCCATCGGCCCCCTTCAGCGCCGAGGCAATGTCGGCGACGCGCTTTTTTGCCGCTGTGTCGACTTCCCAGGACATGGCGAAATCTTCGTCCGGACGGACGGAACCGTCCTTGGCCGGCAGGTCGCGGATATGGCCGAAGCTGGCCAGGACCTCATAATCCTTGCCCAGATATTTGTTGATTGTCTTGGCTTTAGCCGGACTTTCAACGACGACGACCTTCATTCGGATATCCGTTCCGCAACAGCATTCAAAGAGCGCGCAACATGGTGAAGGCGCCAGCCGGTGTCAACGGGGAGCCCCGGCAGCCGTATTTTCACTTCATCGGTATTCGCCGATAGAGGGCTTGCACAAGCCCTTCCATACATGCTCTGCTGTTGTTGCGCGTTCTGCGCCTCGCCACAGCACCAATATCTCTGAATGCGACGCACCCTGCTTGCCTGCGGAGGTCGCCTCGCGTTCACGGCAATCGAGGAGAATCTTCAATGCAATATCGCAAGCTTGGAAACAGTGGGGCCGTCGTCTCGCATCTCTGCCTCGGCACCATGACCTTCGGCGCGGAATCCGACGAGGCCACGTCCAACGCATTGATGAACGCCTATGTCGAGGCAGGCGGCAATTTTCTCGACACCGCAGATGTCTATTCGGCGGGCACTTCGGAGGAAATCGTCGGCCGCTGGCTGAAGTCGCGAAAACTGCGTGATCTCGTCATCGCCACCAAGGGCCGTTTCCCCATGGGCGATGGCCCCAATCATATCGGTCTGTCGCGCAAGCATCTTGTCGAGGCCCTTGAGGCCTCGCTCAAACGCCTCGGCGTCGAGCAGATCGACCTCTACCAGATGCACGCCTGGGACGCGCTGACCCCGATCGAGGAGACGCTGCGCTTTCTCGACGACGCGGTCAGCGCCGGCAAGATCGCCTATTATGGCTTTTCCAATTTCCTCGGCTGGCAACTGACCAAGGCCGTCTGGATCGCCAAGGCGCAGGGCTTTGCCCCACCGGTCACGCTGCAGCCGCAATACAACCTGCTGGTCCGCGACATCGAGCACGAGATCGTCCCGGCCTGCCAGGACGCGGGCATGGGCCTGCTGCCCTGGTCGCCCCTTGGCGGTGGCTGGCTGTCCGGAAAATACAAGCGCGACCAGATGCCCACCGGGGCCACGCGCCTCGGTGAAAATCCCAAGCGCGGCATGGAGGCCTTCGAGGCCCGCAATGCCAAATCCCGCACCTGGGAGATAATCGGCGCGGTCGAAGATATCGCCAAGGCGCATGGCGTCAGCATGGCGCAGGTCGCCCTGGCCTGGACCGCCGCGCAGCCGGCTGTAACCTCGGTGATCCTGGGCGCACGCACCAGCGAGCAGCTCCTGGACAATCTCGGCTCGGCCGACCTGACATTGACGGCCGAGGAACTGCATCGGCTCGATACGGTCAGCAAGCCCGAAATGGCCGACTACCCCTATGGCACCGGCGGCATCAATCAGCGGCATCGCAAGATCGAAGGCGGCCGCTGAGATACGCCCGGCCCCGCCGCAAGGCGCGGTGGGGCCGCTTTCACACTTGCCCTTGCCCCGGCAACAATGGTGTTTATGGGCGCAATGACCGACCTAGCCGCATCCCTGATTCCCGACCTCGACCTTTCCACCCGCAACACGCTGGCATTGCGGGCCAGGTCGCGCTTCGGACTGGAAATCACGGAAGCCGAAATGCTGCCGGCGCTGTTCGAATATGCCGCAGGTCAAGGACTGCCGGTCCGCGTCCTGGGAGGCGGTAGCAATGTCGTGCTCTCCGAGGTCTTCGAGGGGATCACCGCGCTCCTCGCCCTTTCCGGCCGCCGGACCAGAGAGGAAAGCGATACCCAGGTTCTGGTCGAGGCGGCCGCGGGGGAAACCTGGCATGACCTTGTCACCTGGACCGTGGACCAAGGGCTTGGCGGCCTCGAAAACCTCGCCCTGATCCCGGGCACTGCGGGCGCGGCCCCTGTGCAGAATATCGGCGCCTATGGGGCCGAACTGGCAGACTATTTCCATTCCCTCGATGCCTATGACCGCCAGACTGGTGAAACTGCGGTGTTCGATCGGGCCGAGTGCGGTTTTGCCTACCGCGACAGCCGCTTCAAGCAGCAGCCGAACCGCTATGTGGTGCTTGCGATCCGGCTTGCCCTGACCCGGCACTGGCGGCCTAATCTGGGCTTTGCGGGACTTTCGGAATTGTCGGGCTCGGCCGATCTCTCACCGCGCCTCGTCATGGACCGGGTCATCGCCCTCAGGACCAGCAAACTGCCGGACTGGAGGGTGAACCCCAATGCCGGGTCCTTTTTCCAGAACCCGATCGTGCCGATTGAGGCGGCTGAACCCATTCTCGCCGAATTCCCCGCGGCGCCGAGCTATCCACAACCCGATGGGCTGACCAAGCTGTCTGCCGGCTGGCTCATCGAAAAAAGCGGCCTCAAGGGGTTTCGCATGGGGCCCGTCGGCATGTCCGAGCGGCACGCTCTTGTCGTGGTCAACCACGGCGGCGCGACCCAGTCCGACGTTGCCGCCCTGGCCAGTCACGTCAAATCGGCCGTAAAGGACCGCTTCGGCGTGCTGTTGCACGAAGAGCCGATCTTCCTCTGATCAACTGTGGCGCAGCGCCACCAGTTGTCCGCTCGACCACTCGACCTGCCCACCGATATCGAGCTCCAGCAGCAGGATCTGCATGGCATGAGGGGCGATTCCGGTCTGGGCAATCAACTCGTCGACCTCTATCGGAGCCGAGCTCAACGCGCCCAGCAACCGTCCGCGATCGTCTGCTGCCGGCTCACTGTCCGCCACAGGCTCTCCGTCCGGTCGCCATTCCGGGTCGAACAGGGCGCTGCGAGCGGGGTCGGCACTGCCGAGCACTTCGATGATGTCTTCGGCATTGGTCACCAGCCGCGCCCCCTGCTGGATCAGCGCATTGCCGCCCTCGGCGCGAGGATCGAGCGGCGAACCGGGCACGGCAAACAGGTCGCGGTTCTGCTCGAGCGCCAGTCGTGCCGTGATCAGCGATCCCGAACGCTTGGCGGCCTCCACCACCACAATGCCCAGCGACAGACCGGATACCAGCCGGTTACGCCTGGGAAAGTCCCGAGACCGGGGTTCCCAGCCAAGCGGCATCTCGGTCAGCAGCGCCCCGCCACTGTCCAGGATGTCATGAGCCAGGGGTATGTTCTCATCGGGATAGATGCGATCGAACCCGCCCGCGAGGACCGCCACCGTACCAGTGGCAAGGCTGGCGCGGTGGGCCGCCGTGTCGATGCCCCGTGCCAGCCCCGAAACGACGGTATATCCGCGTTCGCCCAGTTCGGATGCCAGCAGCCGGGTCATCTTGATACCCGCCGACGAGGCATTGCGGGCTCCGACAATGCCGACGGTCCGCCGCCAGTCGAGATGTTCGCCGCCGGCCAGGGTGATCAGGGGCGGCGCGCCGGAAATGTGCAACAGATGTGCGGGATAATCCGGCTCACCCTCCGCCACAAGGCGCGCTCCGTACCGCGTGAGGCCCGCAATCTCGTCTTCGGCACGGGCCTGGCTGATGGGGTTGAGCGGCTTGCCGGCCTTGCGACTCAACTCCGGCAACGCCTCAATCGCCGCTTCCGCCGAGCCGAACCGGTTGAGCAATTGCCGGAACGTGACCGGGCCGACATTGTCGGTTCTGATCAGCCGTAGCCAGGCAATGCGTTGGGCCGGCGTGAGCACTTTGGTCACTCGGCCCATCGGCTTCAGCCCGCCTTCTTGCTGCCGCCAATGGTCGGCTCGGTCCCTTTGAGCAGTCGCCCGATATTCTCGCGGTGCTGAAAGAACAGCAGCAGCGCCAGTCCCGCCACCACCAAGGCGAGCCGTTCGCCGGAAAACACATAGGCAAAGATCGGCGCTGTCGCCGCAGCCGTCAGCGCCGCAAGCGAAGAAATCTTGCGGGTGAAGGCAATCAGCAGCCACACGGCACAGAAAATCAGCCCCACCGGCCAGCTGAGCGCGAGCGTCGAGCCGATCATCACGGCAACACCCTTGCCACCCTTGAACCCGATCCAGACCGGGAAGCAATGGCCCAGAAAGGCCCCGACGGCGGCCAGCCGCGCCGCGTCCTCACCCCAGAAATAGCGGGCGACCAGGATGGGTGCCACGGCCTTGAGCGCGTCGAGCACCAGGGTCGCCGCCGCGATCGGCCGATTGCCGGTCCGCAGGACATTGGTCGCGCCAATATTGCCCGAGCCGATCGAACGGATATCCCCGAGGCCCGCTGCCCCGGTCAGGATCAGCCCAAAGGGAATCGAACCGGACAGGTATCCCAGCACCAGGGCCATGATCAGAGGCAGAATTTCAGCTGGCATGAACGCGACCTCTCCTTGCGGCGTTGTGCCAAGGTCTAGCCTTTCGCCGGGCGATGTCACAAGGGGGTGAACCCATTTCCGCACCGGTGGGCTCGGCAGCCGGTTTGGCAAAGCGCGGCCGATCCCCTACATAGAGTGAAAATTTCAAGAACATCACTTCATGGCAAAGACCCCAAAAAACAAGAATACCTCCGGCCCGAAGCGCCCGCGCCTGCCGGTGGCCGATCGGCTGCCCTCGCGCGAGCAACTGCTTGAGGCACTGGCCCAGCAGGACGACATCAAGGGCAAGCGCGACCTCGCCAAGGTCTTCGGCATTCGCGGCGACCTCCGGCGCCCCTTCAAGGCCATGCTGGCAGAGCTTGAGGGCGAAGGCGTCATCACGCGCACGCGCAAGGCCCTGCGCCGCACCGCCGCCCTGCCTCACGTCACCGTGCTCGACATTCCCGGCGATGCGGATCCGGACGATCTGCACGCCTTCCCGGCCCAATGGAACCCGGAAGAGGGCGAAACGCCCCGCGTGCGCGTGCTGACCGGCCCGCACGCCCGCGTCGTTCCGGCCCCCGGCGACCGCATTCTGGCCCGCATCGATGCCGGCGAGGAGGCGATTCCCGACTACACCGCCAAGCCCATGAAGGTGCTCGACAAGCCGCGTCGGGCCCATATCGGCATCGTCCGTCGGGACGAGGACGGCGCCAGGTTGATCCCGGTCGACCGCAAGCAGAAGGAGATGCGCATTGCACTCGGCGACCTGGGCGAAGCCAGTGACGGCGATCTGGTCGAGGTCGAGGTCAAGTTCTCCGGCCGGTTGATGATTCCCCGCGCCAAGGTCACCAAGGTCGTCGGCAATCCCCATTCCGAGGGCGCGGTCTCGCTCATTGCCATCCACAATCTCGAAATCCCGCATGTCTTCCCCCAAAGCGTCATCCGCGAGGCCGAGGAGGCCAGGGAAGCCACGCTCAAGGGTCGGGAAGACTGGCGCGACCTGCCGCTGATCACCATCGATCCGGCCGACGCCAAGGACCATGACGACGCCGTTCACGCCGCGCCCGACGAGGATGAGAAGAATAGTGGCGGCTTTGTCGTCACCGTCGCCATCGCCGACGTCGCGGCCTATGTGCGACCGGGTACGGGTATGGATCGCGAAGCCTATGTTCGTGGTAATTCTGTCTATTTCCCCGATCGCGTCGTACCCATGTTGCCCGAGCGCATTTCCAACGAATTGTGTTCGTTGAAGCAAGGCGAGCCCCGCGCGGCGCTTGCCGTGCGCATGGTACTCGGGCCCGACGGACGCAAGAGGAGCCACAGCTTTCACCGCATTCTCATGCGCTCTGCGGCCAAGCTCTCCTATCAGCAGGCCCAGGCAGCGATCGACGGCAATCCCGACGATCAGACCGGCCCGCTGCTCGACCCCATTCTACGCCCTCTCTGGACAGCCTATGCGGCCATGGCAAAGGCGCGCGATCAGCGCGGCCCTCTCGACCTCGACCTGCCCGAGCGCAAGATCCTGCTCGACGACAAGGGCATGGTCCGCGACATCCATGTTCCCGAGCGTCTCGACGCGCATCGGCTCATCGAGGAAATGATGATCGCCGCCAATGTGGCAGCGGCCGAGACGCTCGAGCAGAAGCGCAGCGAACTGCTCTACCGCGTCCACGACGAACCGTCCTCCGAGAAGCTCCAGGCCCTGCGTGACTTCCTCGGCTCGCTCGATATTGCGGTGAAGAAGTCCGACAGCGTCCGCGCCGCCGATTTCAACGGCATACTCGGCCAGGCCCGCAAGGCCGGCAATATCGAGCAAGTCAGCGAGATGGTGCTCCGCAGCCAGGCACAGGCCGAATATGCCGCCGAGAACTACGGTCATTTCGGTCTCAATCTCGACCGCTACGCCCATTTCACCTCCCCCATCCGCCGCTATGCCGATCTCATTGTCCACCGGGCCCTGATCAGGGCTCTGGGGCTGGGCGATGACGGGCTCTCCGATCAGGAGGCAGCTAAGCTTCCCGGCATTGCCCAGCACATCTCTGCCACCGAGAGACGGGCCATGCTGGCCGAACGCGAAACCTCGGACCGCCTCCTGGCCCAGTTCCTGGCCGAACGCGTCGGCGCCCGTTTCATGGGGCGGATTTCCGGCATCACCCGCTCTGGGCTTTTCATCCGGCTGCTGGAAACCGGCGCGGACGGTTTCATCCCTGCATCCACGCTCGGCCAGGACTATTATCGCTTCGTCGAAGAGCGGCAGGCCATGATCGGCGAGCGCAGCGGCGAGACCTTTACCCTGGGCGACCGCGTGGAAGTTCGCCTGCTGGAGGCGGCACCGGTCGCCGGGGCGTTGCGGTTCGAGCTCCTGTCCGAAGGCAAGCGCGGCAATCCGCCACCTTCAAGGCGGCTGCGGAAGGGACCATCTAGAAGCTTCGGCCCCAAGGGCCGGAGAAAGAGATAGCCGATGACCGAGCAGACCCACACCCTTGACGATCGCAGCCTGCCTCAGGCGATGTGGCGGGGCGCCATGTGCCGCTGTCCGCATTGTGGTCAGGGCAAGATGTTTCGCGCCTATCTCAAGACCGCCGACCAATGCGATGTGTGTGGCGAAGAACTGAGCCATCATCGCGCCGACGACTTCCCGCCCTATATCGCGATCACCATTGTGGGTCACATCATCATCTTCCTGATGCTGCACCTGGACATGACCTACCATGTCCAGCCCATCACCTATGTCGTGACCATGATCCCGCTGGCCATCGTCCTGCCACTGGCCATGCTGCCCTCGATCAAGGGCGCCATCGTCGGCCTGCAATGGGCCAACCGCATGTATGGCTTCGGCCCGTCGCGCAGCGCTGATTGATCCAGTGGATCAATCAGAGGGACGAAGGCCCGGAGAGCTATGCTCGCAGGGCGGGTAGCCCGTCGCGCAGCGCCGATTGATCCAGTGGACTTCGCCGGCGGTCCGCGGAGCGGATGAAAGGCTCCGGTGGAGCCTTTCAAGCCAAGAAGGCCATGAGAGCTCCGCTCGAATGGCTGATTGCGTGGCTCAGTTAGCCGGCCCTATGGCGGGCGCTCGTCAGTGGAACAAGTATCGCCCGCCGAAGCCGCTACCGGCCAACCAGGGCGGCTGGCTTGAACCGCAGCCCCGACCATTCCTCGTCAATGGCAACCGCCCGCACCGGACGCCATCCGACGTCGATGAAGGGCTGCCATCCCATGTCGCGGGTAAGGCCGGCGGCCCTGCCGGCCGTTCCTTTGCGATAGGCTACCCACAGCAGGCCATCCTCGGGCAGCCTGGTCAGGATGCGACCGGCCAGCGCCGCAGCTTCGGCCGGCGACTCGAAGAAGGCGAGGACACCGTCATGCGCCTCGCCCTCATGAACAATTTCAACCTCCGCCCCGGCCGACAGCTCCACGGCCAAGGCCCGCGGAACGTTGATCAGCCAGAGGCGGCTGCCCGAGCGAACCTGCAGTTTGCGGAGTAGTTCCACGGGTGCAATCATCGGAGCCTCCGGCGCCATGCTATCACTTGACAACGGCCGGTAAATCCGTAGGTTGCGCGCAAATTCCGGCGCTGCCCCGTCTGCGGCGCCTTTCGCTTTGTGAAGGACCACAGAAATGGCCAAGGCCGCCACCATCAAGATCAAGCTCGTCTCGACGGCCGATACCGGCTTTTTCTACGTGACCAAGAAGAACGCCCGCACCCAGACCGAGAAGCTGGCGTTCAAGAAGTACGACCCGGTCGTGCGCAAGCATGTTGAATTCAAGGAAGCCAAGATCAAGTAATCTGGCACTTCCTGATTGGAATGAACAAACCCCCGCAAGCGATTGCGGGGGTTTTGTTTTTGGCCGAAGGGGATGGGCGGCGTCTTCCTACCCCACTCCCTGTACGCCAGCATGCGGGGCACAAGGAATGGGGCGTCACTGCGTCCACAGGTGACTGGCAGAACGCGTCCACATTTGCTCGAAAGAGAGTGGCTGGTCCGGAGCGGCATGTCGAAGAGGCCACTCTGTCCGCGTCCGGACCAACCGCCCTACGGAACTCAGGAGTTGCGGCGGACCTGAGATGGGCCGTAGGGAGCAGAGGGTCTTGGGATATTTCCCAAGGCCGTCTGAAAGGACCCTAATCCCAACTCTGAAAAAGGCCAAGAGAATCCAGCGGATCGGGGCCCGCAACCATTTGTTAATTATAACAAATAACCCTAATGGTCGGCATTTTAGCCATTGCGCGCCCGATCAGGCGGCGTCGAAGATGACGCGATTGCGCCCTTCGCGCTTGGCGCGATAGAGAGCCACGTCAGCCCGCTTGATCATGCTTTCCGGGGTATCGGCCAGGCTTTCCTTGATGGAAACGCCGACCGATACCGTCACCGAGAGGGGACGCCTCGCCCCGACGTCAAAGCTCTTTTCCGCCATGGACTGCCGCACGCGCTCGGCCACCGCCTCGGCCTGGCCCGTGTCGGTGTCGGGCATGAGCACCACGAATTCCTCGCCGC
It contains:
- the rpmG gene encoding 50S ribosomal protein L33, which produces MAKAATIKIKLVSTADTGFFYVTKKNARTQTEKLAFKKYDPVVRKHVEFKEAKIK
- the rnr gene encoding ribonuclease R, encoding MAKTPKNKNTSGPKRPRLPVADRLPSREQLLEALAQQDDIKGKRDLAKVFGIRGDLRRPFKAMLAELEGEGVITRTRKALRRTAALPHVTVLDIPGDADPDDLHAFPAQWNPEEGETPRVRVLTGPHARVVPAPGDRILARIDAGEEAIPDYTAKPMKVLDKPRRAHIGIVRRDEDGARLIPVDRKQKEMRIALGDLGEASDGDLVEVEVKFSGRLMIPRAKVTKVVGNPHSEGAVSLIAIHNLEIPHVFPQSVIREAEEAREATLKGREDWRDLPLITIDPADAKDHDDAVHAAPDEDEKNSGGFVVTVAIADVAAYVRPGTGMDREAYVRGNSVYFPDRVVPMLPERISNELCSLKQGEPRAALAVRMVLGPDGRKRSHSFHRILMRSAAKLSYQQAQAAIDGNPDDQTGPLLDPILRPLWTAYAAMAKARDQRGPLDLDLPERKILLDDKGMVRDIHVPERLDAHRLIEEMMIAANVAAAETLEQKRSELLYRVHDEPSSEKLQALRDFLGSLDIAVKKSDSVRAADFNGILGQARKAGNIEQVSEMVLRSQAQAEYAAENYGHFGLNLDRYAHFTSPIRRYADLIVHRALIRALGLGDDGLSDQEAAKLPGIAQHISATERRAMLAERETSDRLLAQFLAERVGARFMGRISGITRSGLFIRLLETGADGFIPASTLGQDYYRFVEERQAMIGERSGETFTLGDRVEVRLLEAAPVAGALRFELLSEGKRGNPPPSRRLRKGPSRSFGPKGRRKR
- a CDS encoding DUF983 domain-containing protein; this translates as MTEQTHTLDDRSLPQAMWRGAMCRCPHCGQGKMFRAYLKTADQCDVCGEELSHHRADDFPPYIAITIVGHIIIFLMLHLDMTYHVQPITYVVTMIPLAIVLPLAMLPSIKGAIVGLQWANRMYGFGPSRSAD